In a single window of the Candidatus Poribacteria bacterium genome:
- a CDS encoding SDR family oxidoreductase, whose protein sequence is MRLEGKVAIVAGAAWGGIGAATAYRFACEGAKVVVNTRRRKEKLDETVHRIQEAGGQAIAVMGDIADEKTWQTLVETALSNYGKITTLVHNAAHSYTKKAIEFTTEEWNESLGVTLGGPWLGAKYCIPEMIRNGGGTLVFISTVNATITNPGFGLYGAGKGGLNALTRSIALDYGREGIRANAIAPGQIVGERGEVSLAEDSLEERASRDCYPVGRYGKPEDIANAALFLASDEADFVTGIVLTADGGLTLQSPEALVRPSFRLRWRDDILVPQSKKDV, encoded by the coding sequence ATGAGACTGGAAGGAAAAGTTGCGATTGTCGCGGGTGCCGCCTGGGGTGGTATTGGGGCGGCGACTGCTTATAGGTTTGCTTGCGAAGGCGCGAAAGTGGTTGTCAACACACGCCGACGCAAGGAAAAACTTGATGAAACTGTTCATCGTATTCAAGAAGCGGGTGGACAGGCAATCGCCGTCATGGGTGACATCGCAGATGAAAAGACGTGGCAGACACTTGTCGAAACTGCCTTGTCAAACTATGGAAAAATAACAACGCTTGTCCATAACGCTGCACATTCCTACACCAAAAAAGCGATTGAATTTACAACCGAAGAATGGAACGAAAGCCTTGGCGTGACACTCGGCGGACCGTGGCTCGGTGCGAAGTATTGCATTCCTGAAATGATTCGTAATGGTGGCGGCACCTTGGTTTTCATCTCCACGGTTAACGCTACGATTACAAACCCAGGGTTTGGGCTTTACGGTGCCGGAAAAGGGGGTTTGAATGCATTGACGCGAAGTATTGCACTTGATTACGGCAGGGAAGGTATCCGCGCGAACGCCATCGCTCCAGGACAGATCGTCGGCGAAAGAGGCGAAGTTTCTCTCGCTGAGGATTCCCTCGAAGAACGAGCCTCTCGCGATTGTTATCCGGTTGGTCGCTACGGAAAACCCGAAGATATTGCGAATGCTGCGCTTTTCTTGGCATCCGATGAGGCGGATTTTGTTACTGGAATCGTCTTGACTGCCGATGGTGGTTTGACGCTTCAGTCTCCAGAGGCACTCGTGCGTCCCTCCTTCCGTCTTCGCTGGAGAGATGATATTCTTGTCCCACAATCCAAAAAGGATGTATAG
- a CDS encoding tetratricopeptide repeat protein codes for MDPLIFLEKKGYIMAKKSRKKRKRRLNKSPASYNTTGLSKASQGYYIEAIANYDRAIQLKPDYAEAYYNRGMSNIALAEYDDAIEDFDQVIELNPENANAYLQRGYSKNMIHEEEAAIEDCDTAIRLKPDFAEAYNIRGEAHGDLENYAAAIEDLEEAIRLRPNYAEAYYNRGFVNGDMADYEAAIADFETVIRLDPMNDDAYDMREAAMRALQHADAPVVIGPHPTNPLASGDTPVDLEELMQLDEEEIEEYEAAVEAANKAIRSNPENTEAYYDRAVAQNNLANFEDALKDCDEAIRQKPEFAAAYGVRGFAKDKLEQTEAAIADYDEAIRLKPDYAEAYFNRGLIKAQLEQYSDAIADYDEAIRLEPETGIFYFTRGLITATLAGEPDKDNVEIYETIIADYDEAIRFEPDFMPAHFGRIATNTMLGRKDAAQAATEEMLQLENPLAETVNMANAADIFDMEDMEDIDTDLIEIINTEEEEE; via the coding sequence ATGGACCCACTCATTTTTCTTGAAAAGAAAGGTTATATTATGGCTAAGAAAAGCCGAAAAAAAAGGAAAAGACGGTTAAATAAGTCTCCAGCATCCTATAACACCACAGGACTTTCCAAAGCCTCGCAAGGGTACTATATAGAAGCAATTGCAAATTATGACAGAGCGATCCAGCTCAAGCCAGATTACGCCGAAGCATATTATAATCGCGGTATGTCAAATATTGCGTTAGCGGAATATGATGATGCCATTGAAGACTTCGATCAAGTTATTGAGTTAAATCCAGAGAACGCGAATGCCTACCTACAGCGAGGCTATTCAAAAAACATGATCCATGAAGAAGAAGCCGCTATAGAGGACTGTGATACGGCTATCCGACTGAAACCGGACTTCGCAGAAGCCTACAATATTCGAGGCGAGGCACACGGTGATTTAGAGAACTATGCAGCCGCTATTGAAGACCTTGAGGAAGCGATACGTCTCCGACCAAATTACGCCGAGGCATACTATAATCGCGGCTTTGTAAACGGCGACATGGCGGACTATGAAGCCGCTATCGCTGACTTTGAAACGGTGATACGCTTAGATCCTATGAATGACGATGCCTATGACATGCGTGAAGCCGCCATGAGAGCATTACAACACGCAGACGCACCCGTCGTCATAGGTCCACATCCCACAAATCCATTAGCCTCTGGTGATACCCCTGTTGATCTTGAAGAACTTATGCAGCTTGACGAGGAAGAAATAGAAGAATATGAAGCCGCCGTTGAAGCCGCGAATAAGGCGATACGTTCAAACCCCGAAAACACCGAAGCATACTACGATCGTGCTGTCGCGCAAAACAACCTCGCCAACTTTGAGGATGCTCTTAAGGACTGCGACGAAGCGATACGCCAAAAACCAGAATTCGCTGCGGCTTATGGTGTGAGAGGCTTCGCTAAGGATAAACTTGAACAAACCGAAGCTGCTATCGCAGACTATGACGAGGCCATTCGACTGAAACCTGACTATGCTGAGGCATATTTCAATCGAGGCCTCATAAAGGCTCAACTTGAGCAATACAGTGATGCTATTGCTGATTACGATGAAGCCATTCGACTTGAACCGGAGACCGGGATATTCTATTTTACTCGAGGGCTGATAACTGCCACGCTTGCCGGAGAACCTGACAAGGATAACGTTGAAATCTATGAAACTATTATCGCTGATTACGATGAAGCCATTCGATTTGAACCAGACTTCATGCCAGCGCATTTCGGTCGGATTGCAACGAACACTATGCTTGGCAGAAAGGATGCCGCTCAGGCAGCCACTGAAGAGATGCTCCAACTTGAAAATCCTTTGGCAGAGACAGTCAATATGGCAAATGCAGCGGATATATTCGATATGGAAGACATGGAAGATATAGATACAGATCTTATAGAGATTATAAATACCGAAGAAGAAGAGGAATAG
- a CDS encoding phytanoyl-CoA dioxygenase family protein, whose protein sequence is MIDVKPTLNDYQVIQFIHNGYITLESVIDPNFNKTCDTIEGGHLSDFVLTDEFRRNVLLHPEVAGAVRSLLGENFLVPTSAHHHLFEAPHRGQTWHSDGLTEYGYGITHLQCYYYPKEVKIEDGPTMILPGSHHRLVDREAIAHYGDILGQLSLTVPAGTVAMTRYGIWHKAGPKLNADRRGMIKFSYFRTAIPKRDWARDSDEIPPYQHHGRHPYVTEVESYRDRRRGELTWNWLCGLTEVKEEIPPIQMFNSGIPLSEIRLQ, encoded by the coding sequence ATGATTGACGTTAAACCTACGCTAAATGACTATCAAGTCATACAGTTTATCCACAACGGCTATATCACTTTAGAGAGCGTCATTGATCCGAATTTCAATAAGACGTGTGATACCATAGAGGGTGGGCATCTCAGTGATTTCGTTCTTACAGACGAATTTCGCCGGAATGTATTGCTACACCCGGAAGTCGCCGGTGCTGTCCGTTCACTGTTGGGCGAGAATTTTCTCGTGCCGACGAGCGCACATCATCATCTCTTTGAAGCACCCCACCGTGGGCAAACGTGGCATTCCGATGGACTCACCGAATACGGATACGGTATCACACATCTCCAGTGCTACTATTATCCGAAAGAGGTGAAAATCGAAGATGGACCGACGATGATATTGCCCGGCTCCCACCATCGGCTTGTGGATAGGGAAGCGATCGCACATTACGGGGACATCCTCGGACAACTCTCTCTCACCGTTCCCGCAGGCACCGTCGCAATGACACGCTACGGCATCTGGCATAAGGCGGGTCCAAAACTCAATGCCGATAGACGCGGAATGATTAAGTTTTCCTACTTCCGCACCGCAATACCCAAACGGGATTGGGCACGGGATTCCGATGAGATTCCGCCTTATCAACATCACGGAAGACATCCCTACGTCACCGAGGTGGAATCCTACCGCGATCGCCGCAGGGGTGAATTGACATGGAACTGGTTATGTGGATTAACAGAAGTGAAGGAGGAAATTCCGCCGATACAGATGTTTAACAGCGGGATTCCGTTATCAGAGATCCGACTTCAGTAG
- a CDS encoding SOS response-associated peptidase — protein MCGRFTLASDAEALNQIFFDFAEPMNLSPRYNISPTQDVAVIANTPTDTEERPDPGQVEFFHWGLIPSWAKDPKIGNRMINARSETLSEKPSFRNAYKRRRCLILADGYYEWKRIPGDRLKQPVYIRLKSQKPFALAGLWEVWQADGMDETLRSCTIITCPPNASLEKIHHRMPVILPQDAYAAWLAPNQQSETDTLQQILVPYLDEEMEAYPVSRFVNRPTNDSPECIAPFS, from the coding sequence ATGTGTGGACGATTTACACTCGCAAGCGATGCTGAAGCATTGAATCAAATTTTTTTCGATTTTGCGGAACCCATGAATTTGTCCCCGCGCTACAATATCTCACCGACACAAGATGTGGCTGTTATTGCAAATACACCGACTGATACGGAAGAACGTCCAGACCCTGGACAGGTGGAATTCTTTCATTGGGGACTTATTCCGTCTTGGGCGAAAGACCCGAAGATCGGAAATCGGATGATCAATGCCCGTTCGGAGACCCTGTCGGAAAAACCCTCCTTCCGGAATGCCTACAAACGCAGGCGATGTCTTATTTTGGCGGACGGCTACTATGAATGGAAACGGATTCCGGGTGACAGGCTTAAACAACCGGTGTATATCCGTCTCAAATCGCAGAAGCCGTTCGCACTGGCGGGGTTATGGGAGGTATGGCAGGCGGATGGGATGGATGAAACGCTCCGTTCTTGCACTATCATTACATGTCCACCGAACGCATCTTTGGAGAAAATTCACCATAGAATGCCTGTAATTCTGCCGCAAGATGCTTATGCGGCGTGGCTTGCACCGAACCAACAATCGGAAACCGACACACTTCAACAGATCCTTGTCCCGTATCTCGATGAAGAGATGGAGGCGTATCCGGTGTCAAGGTTCGTCAATCGTCCTACGAACGATTCACCGGAATGTATCGCCCCCTTTTCTTAA